Within Cucumis melo cultivar AY chromosome 4, USDA_Cmelo_AY_1.0, whole genome shotgun sequence, the genomic segment GTCCGTGACTATTCAGAGGGAAAGTTTCGACAATATTGGCGAACCCGTAACAGGAAACACGAAAGTAAGCCATCCTAAAACTCAAAATGATAATAGGAAGAAGATAGATGAGGGCAATTTGAGCAGGAATACGAAAGATAAAGTGAAATCCGATCTAGGTGGAAGTGATACGAAAAAGGTTAACGGTTCGGATTCCAAGTCTCCCAGTAACCATAACCATGCATCTGAAAAAAAGCATGGAGCAGCAAAAGAGAAAAACGAGAAAcataaagaaaataaaccaGAGGTTACAAGAAAAGGGAATCAAGGATCAGAGGAATCTGAGGATGAAGATGCAGAAAAGGGAAATGAGGAGGAAGAACAGGAAGTGGTTGATGGTCAAGAAGGAGAGCTAAAGGATGATGAAGCTGAAACAGAAGGTGATCTGGGTGAGTCAGATCAGGAACCCGAGGATAGGATTGAGCCAAAAGATACAGGGAAAAAATTCAAGAGAAAAGGTCCATTGTTTGATCCAAATGCTCGTTATAGTTGGAAACTATGCCGAGCAAGAAGTAAATACAATTACATCCCTTGTATTGACATTGAATCTGGAGTGGGAAGACAACAGGGCTATCGGCATAGGGAAAGGAGTTGCCCAAAAGCACCTCCATTGTGCGTTGTGCCTCTTCCTCCCAGTGGATACAGGCCCCCCGTGCACTGGCCGGAGAGCAATTCAAAGGTATCAAAGAGTACATTTATTAGGTCTTAAATTATCACATTTTGAGGATATGCGAATTGTATATACTTGTTAATTTATAGATTCTCACTTTTGAGGACACGTGAATTATTATCACGTCCTTTCTAATGGCAATAAATTTTGCAGATACTTTACAAGAATGTGGCACATCCAAAACTTGCTGCTTTCATTAAGAAACATGATTGGTTGGTGGCAGCTGGAGAGTTCCTTACATTTCCTCAGAATCATTCTGAGCTCAACGGTGGAGTTATCCACTATCTCGAGTCCATTGAAGAGGTTAGCTTTTGACATCGTGCTTAAAAGCTGGtccattattttaattttcatgaCCTATTGGTTTGGAAAACGCAATATAATTCCTTCCCAATTTAGTCCTGCTCTTTCATGTCTTGTTGACACTGTTGATACCAcacaataattttctttttaattttgatgCTCAAGTTTCTGGTTCAAGCATATTGGTCATGTAATACTGTTAACTGATTTGTGGGTGGATATCAAGTGAAAAACATGCAATCTCTCCATAGCTTAACTGTCTTGTATGATAATGTGATGGAATGTACTTCTGTACTCTCCTTTGCTTAGTCTAATTGCAACAAAATTAgagaaataagaaacaaaatcaTGTTGGTATTTTGGAAGCATAAAGCAAAACTTTCCgtttattcattttctttttcagatAATCTTGAAAACCTCACGTTGCATCAGTATATTGAAGACCTCACATTTATAACTCTGGAATGAGTGTAGAATTCCTTCGTTGATTTCTTTCACTTTAAAAGTAAAGGTGTGCATTAGATTTGGTTTCTCTACTTCTCCAGGGAATTATGTTTCTATTCATGGACTGAAATTTGAATACATTTGGCAGATGGTACCCGATATTGAATGGGGCAAGAATATTCACGTGGTTCTTGAAATTGGGTGCACATATGCAAGTTTAGGGGCTTCTCTTCTAGAAAAGAATGTTATAACATTGTCATTGGGCTTGAAGGATGACCTTGTGGACTTGGCTCAAGTTGCACTTGAGCGAGGGTTTCCAACTGTGGTTAGCCCTTTTGGGAATAGAAGACTTCCTTTTCCTAGTGGTGTTTTTGATGCCATTCATTGTGGGGGATGCAGTAGAAGTTGGCATTCCAAAGGTTTGAGCACCTTACCTTGTCTTCTTGAAATTTATTCTCAATCGAGTAAAGGCCTTATCTAATAAATggtcttattttttttctctttctctagATGGGAAGCTTCTCCTAGAAATGAATAGAATTTTAAGGCCTGGAGGATACTTCATCTTGTCCAGTAAACATGACAacattgaagaagaagaaggtttGGCATGTTTTTCAAGTTTTTACTTCATTTGCGTTAGAATTTATCCCAATTCATTTGGCCTAATTCTCAAATTAGGAGTTCGTGCACTTCTGTACTAAAATTACAAGATTTACTAATAATTCAAATGTCAATATTTGTGGAGAAAATGGCATACAGTAGATGTTCAATTCTGAGATGTATATTTGTGAAACGTTGCCTTAACGGAATAATGAGACTTCTTGCTTGCTACTCTTCTTTTGTTGAGTATTAGATATGTAACATTGTTCTTCCTTGGCTCTCATATATTGCTTGCTTGTAAATTCTCTTTCAGCAATGAGTTCATTGACGGCTTCAATTTGTTGGAACATTCTGGCGCATAAAACTGATGAAGTCAGTGAAGTGGGTGTTAAGATATATCAGAAACCTGAATCAAACGATATATTTGAGCTGAGGAGAAGGAAAAATCCACCTCTCTGCAAGGAAAACGAAAACCCTGATGCTGCCTGGTAATTCTTTTGCAATGAACATGCTCTAGAAAGATTTGATATTCTTACTAGGTGCTGTAAACTTTTTTGTCCAAAAGTTCGTATTTGGTCTCAAATAATTGAAGAAAACTAGATCAGAAGAGGAATAAATCAAGAGAAGGATCAGGGCCATTGCACTGAGAAACATTTGAAGCAAAGCAACCCACATTGCAATTTCAATATTCTTCAATGATCTTGATTGCTTTTCCAAAATTGCCCAACTCACATTTTGAAATTCGAATCTGCACATGATAATAATCACGAGGAAAGAAATTCTGGAGAAAATTGTAAAAACTATCCCTGAAGTATGGTGGTATATTGGTAGTTGCAATTATTAAAGTGTTAAATTGAGCTCTCGAACTTACGTAGCTGTAGAAATTATAACAACCGTATAAGTTTGAGAGcttaatttttatcatttgtaATTGTGGGTCCAATTTTTATAACTATGGTAGGTTTGAGGATCCAATTTTAACACTTATAAATTTAAGGGTTCAATTTTTATTCTGAAGTTTAAGGGTGTTACTGCAATTACCACTATACTTGAGGGGTTTTTGCAATTTGTTTAAAATTCTACAACTAATTACCATGTTCAAAACGTAGTCTATACTTATACGAATTTGAAGTTATTTACTCGTACTTGAGTACCATCTTCATTTTCTGCTTTGATACGTGGACCTTTTCATTTTTGCATGATAATTTCTGTTTAAACAGGTACGTGCCTATGACAACCTGCTTACACACCGTTCCAACTTCTATTGAACAGCGTGGAGCAGAATGGCCTGAAGAATGGCCGAAGAGACTTGAATCTTTCCCTGAGTGGTTGAGCAATGACAAAGAGAAGTTAATCGCAGATACCAATCACTGGAAAGCAATTGTTGAGAAGTCATATCTCACTGGAATAGGTATTGACTGGTCGAGTGTTCGAAATGTGATGGACATGAAAGCCATTTATGGGGGGTACGATATCATCAAATTGCTTAATATGATGGACTTACCTTTCAATACTATTTTGCTTGATATAGAACTTATAAGTCAACTGGTAAATCAAGATTTAGCAGCGTCAATTTTATGCTTTGTTTAGGATTTAAGTCTTCTTCCCATTTCTTTCTTTGTACTAAAAACACAGAGAACGAAATTAGAAAAGTATATATTCGTAAATTCTGGCATGCTTTTCCAGGTTTGCTGCTGCTGTCTCGCAGCAGAAGGTTTGGGTAATGAATGTGATCCCGGTCCATGCACCAGATACACTTCCGATAATCTTCGAACGTGGTCTGGTTGGTGTCTACCATGACTGGTGTGAGTCTTTTGGTACTTATCCACGATCATACGACCTTCTGCATGCCGATCATTTGTTCTCAAGGCTGAAGAACAGGTGAGAGAAGGTTCAACATCTTTGTTTTTGTTCCATGCTTTCTAGTAACAACTTTTGTACCTTCAAATAATATAAAACGCTTGTGTTAACACCAAATTGATCGACAATGTAGGTGCAAGGAGCCTGTAGCAATCGTGGTTGAGATGGATCGTATATTACGACCCGGAGGTTGGGCAATTATACGTGAAAAAGTGATAATTATGAATCCATTGGAAGAGATACTCAAGAGTCTACAATGGGAGATTCGGATGAGTTATTCTCATGGAGATGAGGGAATCCTATGTGCACGGAAGACCATATGGCGGCCTTAAAACAAATTTCCAAGTGAAACCTTTTTGTTCTAATAGTTGTCTCAAAAATGAACCAAATTCCAAGCTCATTTATTACAAATTGCAGAAGGTGAAGGCAGAATATTTGCAAGCAAAAGAGA encodes:
- the LOC103503950 gene encoding probable methyltransferase PMT28 isoform X1, translated to MAIARLARQAKRSYGFCAKLTAVVILGLSFIVVWSVFASPSTSVTIQRESFDNIGEPVTGNTKVSHPKTQNDNRKKIDEGNLSRNTKDKVKSDLGGSDTKKVNGSDSKSPSNHNHASEKKHGAAKEKNEKHKENKPEVTRKGNQGSEESEDEDAEKGNEEEEQEVVDGQEGELKDDEAETEGDLGESDQEPEDRIEPKDTGKKFKRKGPLFDPNARYSWKLCRARSKYNYIPCIDIESGVGRQQGYRHRERSCPKAPPLCVVPLPPSGYRPPVHWPESNSKILYKNVAHPKLAAFIKKHDWLVAAGEFLTFPQNHSELNGGVIHYLESIEEMVPDIEWGKNIHVVLEIGCTYASLGASLLEKNVITLSLGLKDDLVDLAQVALERGFPTVVSPFGNRRLPFPSGVFDAIHCGGCSRSWHSKDGKLLLEMNRILRPGGYFILSSKHDNIEEEEAMSSLTASICWNILAHKTDEVSEVGVKIYQKPESNDIFELRRRKNPPLCKENENPDAAWYVPMTTCLHTVPTSIEQRGAEWPEEWPKRLESFPEWLSNDKEKLIADTNHWKAIVEKSYLTGIGIDWSSVRNVMDMKAIYGGFAAAVSQQKVWVMNVIPVHAPDTLPIIFERGLVGVYHDWCESFGTYPRSYDLLHADHLFSRLKNRCKEPVAIVVEMDRILRPGGWAIIREKVIIMNPLEEILKSLQWEIRMSYSHGDEGILCARKTIWRP
- the LOC103503950 gene encoding probable methyltransferase PMT28 isoform X2, whose translation is MAIARLARQAKRSYGFCAKLTAVVILGLSFIVVWSVFASPSTSVTIQRESFDNIGEPVTGNTKVSHPKTQNDNRKKIDEGNLSRNTKDKVKSDLGGSDTKKVNGSDSKSPSNHNHASEKKHGAAKEKNEKHKENKPEVTRKGNQGSEESEDEDAEKGNEEEEQEVVDGQEGELKDDEAETEGDLGESDQEPEDRIEPKDTGKKFKRKGPLFDPNARYSWKLCRARSKYNYIPCIDIESGVGRQQGYRHRERSCPKAPPLCVVPLPPSGYRPPVHWPESNSKILYKNVAHPKLAAFIKKHDWLVAAGEFLTFPQNHSELNGGVIHYLESIEEMVPDIEWGKNIHVVLEIGCTYASLGASLLEKNVITLSLGLKDDLVDLAQVALERGFPTVVSPFGNRRLPFPSGVFDAIHCGGCSRSWHSKDGKLLLEMNRILRPGGYFILSSKHDNIEEEEAMSSLTASICWNILAHKTDEVSEVGVKIYQKPESNDIFELRRRKNPPLCKENENPDAAWYVPMTTCLHTVPTSIEQRGAEWPEEWPKRLESFPEWLSNDKEKLIADTNHWKAIVEKSYLTGIGLLLLSRSRRFG